One Deltaproteobacteria bacterium genomic region harbors:
- a CDS encoding SAM-dependent chlorinase/fluorinase, with amino-acid sequence MLGRILFADAFGNLITNISRGEYGPQIGDRPWQIKGKSWRIDRLQETYPDVHPGQPLALFGSAGLLEIAVNRGNAQLTLGLKPGDLISINRL; translated from the coding sequence TTGTTGGGCCGGATTCTCTTCGCTGATGCCTTCGGTAATTTGATTACGAATATATCCCGTGGAGAATACGGACCCCAGATCGGAGATCGGCCTTGGCAAATCAAAGGAAAAAGCTGGCGCATCGATCGGCTCCAGGAAACTTACCCTGATGTTCATCCCGGTCAGCCCCTGGCTCTCTTCGGGAGCGCGGGGTTGCTGGAGATCGCCGTCAATCGCGGCAACGCCCAATTGACTCTGGGCCTAAAACCAGGAGACTTGATCTCCATAAACCGATTGTGA